A window from Salinigranum halophilum encodes these proteins:
- a CDS encoding sulfatase-like hydrolase/transferase, whose translation MTKDTAWTEKIARSLADTLPPSAKNAVTPVYYYYQSKSSNSSHQSPTCNLTKLPNAPEHVLLVVVDALRPDAAPDIGVEFGSAVTPGTWTFPAVTSLHTSLYPHEHGSVAHTHPEDEEFAMPQQYSSRETIAHTLESAGYETYAGCAFITPFLAVKSWYQSTRVYDFERAENVISDYLSWRDERPQTFGYLHLGDLHNPLNPPEQYKRPYDIDESLDLAFPDQWAADFDGSPEAQHFHEQRVKLYRAALDYVSDQLRDLLSEVGDDTLVVVTGDHGESQFEHAQKDRVMSDSRPNYGVGHGGTPFDELARVPVAVSVPGEGTVVPTGGWGSLIDIPQTISERVLETHHFSGYDWAEDIPVERAVICEACRYGTERKAIYRGSEFLIHSKTDNVTFTGTVTSDGVSFNGQVQDEGALLSELPDAWDDFGSGHSVSEVAESQLRALGYK comes from the coding sequence ATGACAAAAGACACAGCGTGGACGGAGAAGATAGCCCGTTCGCTTGCCGATACTCTCCCACCTTCGGCAAAGAACGCTGTTACGCCGGTGTATTATTATTACCAGTCTAAAAGTTCGAACTCAAGCCACCAGTCACCGACTTGTAACCTCACGAAACTGCCGAATGCGCCCGAACACGTACTACTGGTCGTCGTCGACGCGCTTCGACCGGATGCAGCACCGGACATCGGTGTAGAGTTCGGGTCTGCAGTCACGCCGGGAACGTGGACGTTCCCTGCGGTGACGAGTCTCCACACTTCATTGTATCCCCATGAGCATGGATCGGTTGCCCACACGCACCCCGAAGATGAGGAGTTTGCAATGCCACAGCAGTACAGTTCGCGTGAAACGATTGCACATACTTTGGAGTCGGCAGGGTACGAAACCTACGCTGGCTGTGCGTTCATCACTCCTTTCCTGGCCGTGAAATCTTGGTACCAGAGCACCAGAGTCTACGACTTCGAGCGGGCCGAGAACGTCATCAGTGATTACCTGTCGTGGCGCGACGAGCGTCCACAGACGTTCGGCTACCTGCATCTCGGTGACCTGCACAACCCACTCAACCCTCCCGAACAGTACAAGAGACCGTACGATATCGACGAGTCTCTCGACCTTGCGTTCCCAGATCAGTGGGCGGCGGACTTCGACGGAAGCCCCGAGGCGCAGCATTTCCACGAGCAGCGCGTCAAACTCTATCGCGCGGCACTCGACTACGTGTCGGACCAGCTTCGAGATCTCCTCTCGGAGGTCGGTGACGACACACTTGTCGTCGTGACTGGTGACCACGGAGAGTCTCAGTTCGAACACGCGCAGAAGGACCGGGTGATGTCCGATTCCCGTCCGAACTACGGAGTCGGACATGGTGGAACGCCATTCGACGAACTGGCACGCGTCCCGGTCGCTGTCTCAGTTCCTGGTGAAGGGACCGTCGTTCCTACCGGTGGATGGGGGTCGTTGATTGATATCCCCCAGACGATTTCCGAGCGTGTCCTCGAAACACATCACTTCAGCGGATACGACTGGGCAGAAGATATTCCGGTAGAGCGAGCAGTGATCTGCGAGGCGTGTCGATACGGCACCGAACGTAAAGCAATCTACCGCGGGTCGGAGTTTCTTATTCATTCTAAGACGGATAATGTCACGTTCACCGGCACTGTGACAAGTGATGGCGTCTCGTTCAACGGACAGGTTCAGGATGAAGGTGCGCTTCTATCTGAACTACCAGATGCGTGGGACGATTTCGGTTCGGGACACTCGGTCAGCGAGGTTGCAGAATCTCAGTTACGAGCACTCGGGTATAAATAA
- a CDS encoding glycosyltransferase family 4 protein, giving the protein MNICLVNGVFPPSVNGGAENYVLRVAQALQARGHELAILTTKPYDGTRSLSLEREMYEGVPTYRFFPLNLSHRGEGTGNSLPAKAAWHQLDTLNPHARRVLKGFISDFEPDVVHTNNLMGISAGIGKVIAKSDARYVHMLHDYGLLCPKTSLMRERTLPGDEVGVCHDSPFPCRMYAKGKKHVMGPPDHVVSPSQHVIDVHLDRGFFEDIPATRIQHGVTSVIDEPPEPSAEPAVLYAGKQQRSKGLETLFEAAEALPQVTVHLCGSGPMSEDCEEVAQELDNVRYHGYVTSDRLHELRVSSHAAVVPSLWMENSPLVIYESLASGLPVIGSDMGGIPELVEHGERGLLFEAGDATALAQCVRTLVDDIETQHALSRNARQWALEHTMEDHVDELIGCYRGT; this is encoded by the coding sequence ATGAACATCTGCTTAGTCAATGGTGTTTTTCCACCATCAGTCAATGGGGGGGCAGAGAACTACGTACTCCGTGTCGCACAAGCGCTCCAAGCAAGAGGGCATGAGCTGGCGATCCTGACCACGAAACCCTACGATGGAACACGAAGCCTCTCGTTAGAACGTGAGATGTATGAGGGTGTTCCGACGTACCGGTTTTTCCCGCTGAACCTCTCTCATCGCGGCGAGGGAACCGGAAATTCGCTTCCTGCGAAAGCTGCATGGCATCAGCTTGATACCCTGAATCCACACGCTCGGCGCGTCCTCAAGGGGTTCATTTCGGATTTCGAGCCTGATGTGGTTCACACGAACAATCTCATGGGCATTTCAGCGGGTATTGGCAAAGTAATCGCAAAGTCGGATGCAAGATACGTGCACATGCTCCACGATTACGGCCTTCTCTGTCCCAAGACGAGTCTCATGCGGGAGCGTACCCTCCCTGGCGATGAAGTGGGGGTCTGTCACGACTCTCCGTTTCCCTGTCGGATGTACGCGAAAGGAAAAAAACACGTGATGGGCCCTCCAGACCACGTAGTTTCTCCCAGCCAACACGTCATTGACGTTCACCTCGACCGCGGGTTCTTCGAGGATATCCCCGCAACGCGGATTCAACACGGTGTAACATCTGTTATCGACGAGCCTCCGGAACCGTCAGCGGAGCCCGCGGTTCTGTATGCAGGAAAACAACAGCGCTCGAAAGGGTTAGAGACGCTCTTCGAAGCCGCAGAGGCTCTTCCGCAAGTGACTGTGCACCTCTGTGGGAGTGGGCCGATGAGCGAGGACTGCGAAGAGGTGGCACAGGAACTGGACAACGTGAGGTATCACGGATACGTGACATCTGACCGGCTCCACGAGCTTCGAGTGAGTTCGCATGCAGCGGTCGTCCCTTCTCTGTGGATGGAGAACTCTCCACTAGTAATCTACGAGAGCCTCGCGTCTGGACTTCCAGTTATCGGCTCAGACATGGGTGGAATCCCAGAACTGGTAGAGCACGGTGAACGGGGGCTGCTATTCGAAGCCGGTGACGCCACAGCTCTCGCTCAGTGTGTCAGGACACTCGTCGATGATATCGAAACACAGCACGCTCTGAGTCGGAACGCGAGACAGTGGGCGCTGGAACACACGATGGAGGATCACGTGGACGAACTAATCGGGTGTTACCGCGGCACATGA
- a CDS encoding glycosyltransferase family 2 protein: MALVSVIIPTYHRSSYIPGAIQTVLGQTHGEVEVIVVNDDASDTATLNALAEYTDDSRVTAINNTERRGISASRNQAAAHADGEYLCILDDDDRWRADKIEQQLARFNQLSSEYAVVYTGGEIWSTGEPRRVLKQFSPPESRIGEIYPEVLSSWGMSPHSGHMIRTDAFRAVGGFDEMMDHGEDWDLSIRLAKQYKFDAVDEPLTIRLSHDENVSSKRAHANQRKDILAKYPAPILNDESIGSEFFSKWHAERGYHQLENGKHVEAIRDLWIALGYKPTTQRAVLFMISLFGPRVFSSLSDLSRWWRTAMANQASNQPGV; encoded by the coding sequence ATGGCTCTGGTTAGTGTCATAATACCAACATATCATCGCTCATCTTACATACCCGGAGCGATACAGACCGTCTTGGGGCAGACGCACGGCGAGGTGGAGGTGATAGTCGTCAACGACGATGCATCCGACACGGCAACATTAAATGCACTAGCTGAATATACGGACGACTCGCGAGTTACAGCAATCAACAACACTGAACGGCGGGGGATATCCGCGAGTCGGAACCAGGCAGCAGCCCACGCTGATGGGGAATATCTCTGTATTCTGGATGATGACGACCGCTGGCGTGCTGACAAAATCGAGCAGCAGTTGGCGCGCTTCAACCAATTATCATCGGAGTACGCTGTCGTGTACACCGGTGGAGAGATCTGGTCAACGGGTGAGCCAAGACGTGTCCTGAAACAGTTCTCACCACCGGAATCGAGAATTGGCGAAATCTATCCAGAGGTACTCTCATCCTGGGGAATGTCACCACATTCGGGACATATGATTCGCACAGATGCGTTCCGTGCTGTTGGTGGGTTTGATGAGATGATGGATCACGGTGAGGACTGGGACCTCAGTATCAGACTTGCCAAACAATATAAATTCGACGCGGTCGATGAACCACTCACAATTCGGCTCTCACACGATGAGAACGTCTCGTCAAAGCGAGCACACGCGAATCAGCGCAAGGACATCCTCGCGAAGTATCCGGCCCCAATATTAAACGACGAGAGCATCGGTTCGGAGTTTTTTTCGAAGTGGCACGCTGAACGCGGATACCACCAGCTCGAAAACGGGAAACACGTCGAAGCGATTCGTGATTTGTGGATTGCACTCGGATACAAACCGACCACTCAACGGGCCGTACTTTTCATGATCAGCCTCTTTGGTCCGAGAGTATTCAGTTCCCTGAGTGACCTAAGCAGGTGGTGGCGAACAGCAATGGCTAATCAAGCGAGTAATCAACCTGGTGTCTGA
- a CDS encoding glycosyltransferase family 4 protein — protein MKILRVAQEIYPDVVGGGAYHAHALSRDQAANGHEVTVLTISPDLRDRQWETRDGYKVVRCPSTHNFLGNEFSVSALQFLRTHIEEFDIVHGHAHFYMATNVAAFLARSNDIPFAITNHSLISQSVPQWIAKLHLRTLGRYTFNSADVIFCYTEHERRELRNLCDSVDIQVVSNGIDRHRFSPDGPSSSVIPENDGQTVLFVGRLVEGKCPRDAIDAYHEVTDEFEDAQLCICGDGPLREELEAHVAELESSDSIHFHGLVDYDEMPAVFRSADVLVLPSRSEGFPRTLMEAFSTQTPVIASDLEQTSGLVSKAGRVAPVEDVDSIAEHLRELLGDSELREQLGRDGRQLIKEEGLSWESSVEETTAVLERLVNQSERSRTERESRMGVEDSFEFSS, from the coding sequence ATGAAGATACTCCGGGTTGCTCAGGAGATCTATCCGGATGTCGTGGGGGGAGGGGCCTACCACGCACATGCTTTGAGTCGTGATCAGGCAGCCAATGGCCATGAGGTGACTGTTCTCACCATCTCGCCAGACCTTCGAGACAGACAGTGGGAGACGCGGGACGGGTACAAGGTAGTACGATGCCCGTCGACACACAACTTTTTAGGAAACGAGTTCTCCGTTAGCGCACTCCAGTTCCTTCGCACTCACATAGAAGAGTTCGACATCGTTCACGGGCACGCACACTTCTACATGGCAACGAACGTCGCTGCGTTCCTCGCCCGCTCCAATGATATCCCCTTCGCGATAACGAACCACTCACTGATTTCGCAGAGCGTCCCACAGTGGATTGCGAAGCTCCACCTGAGAACCCTCGGTCGGTACACGTTCAACAGTGCTGATGTCATCTTCTGCTACACAGAGCACGAGCGGCGAGAGTTGCGCAATCTCTGCGACTCTGTCGACATACAGGTAGTCTCTAACGGAATCGACCGACATCGATTCTCTCCCGATGGACCATCCTCCTCTGTCATCCCTGAGAACGACGGACAGACGGTACTGTTCGTCGGGAGGCTCGTTGAGGGGAAGTGTCCTCGAGACGCCATCGACGCATATCACGAAGTCACAGACGAGTTCGAAGATGCGCAGCTCTGCATCTGCGGTGATGGGCCGCTCCGCGAAGAATTAGAAGCCCACGTCGCAGAGCTGGAGAGCAGTGATTCGATTCACTTCCACGGGTTAGTGGACTACGATGAGATGCCTGCCGTATTCCGGTCTGCGGATGTCTTGGTCCTTCCCAGTCGTTCAGAGGGGTTCCCGCGAACGCTGATGGAGGCGTTCTCGACCCAGACACCTGTCATCGCGAGTGATCTCGAGCAGACGTCGGGCCTCGTTAGCAAAGCAGGGAGAGTGGCACCAGTCGAGGACGTCGATTCGATTGCTGAACACTTACGTGAACTGCTCGGTGACAGTGAACTCAGAGAACAGCTCGGGAGAGACGGTCGACAGCTAATCAAAGAGGAGGGCCTCTCGTGGGAGAGTTCGGTCGAAGAGACGACAGCAGTGCTCGAGCGACTCGTTAACCAATCGGAACGGAGTCGAACCGAGAGGGAGTCACGTATGGGCGTAGAAGACAGCTTCGAGTTCAGCAGCTGA
- a CDS encoding glycosyltransferase family 4 protein, with protein sequence MVDETGEDQCPREQEDEQLCILALNKRSWLSPEAGGAEINLEKTLKELADRGHEVHVLTGSDGGRPKFERDGKVSFRRVSGDKRFPTPLDLIVSYLVVSVYFYWHLYRVSPDVVYTVYAPLPWPVFTRRPRVTIFHHVAIKSFMKTHPFPQNVLGASAQWLGVLRERHNPTVCVSQSTKESLVSYGHDPETVYEVRNGIDIDQYHVSSDSPEPRILFMGGLEEYKGADRLPEIHQSVVEECEMNVSLDIAGRDGPVREQVVEYCSQNDHAQYHGYVSLETKLELLASAWVLVAPSRIEGWGIVVIEANACGTPAVGSRVKGLKDSIRDGETGLLTDGSDPDTFAADICRILTDDSLRRELGENAREWAEEHSWERSAAELEAVFYAHT encoded by the coding sequence ATGGTCGATGAGACTGGTGAAGACCAATGTCCCCGTGAACAGGAGGACGAGCAACTGTGTATCTTGGCGTTGAACAAGCGGAGCTGGCTCAGTCCTGAAGCAGGCGGCGCGGAGATTAATCTCGAAAAGACGTTGAAGGAACTGGCCGACCGCGGGCACGAGGTCCACGTGCTGACCGGGTCTGATGGTGGCCGGCCGAAGTTCGAGCGTGACGGCAAAGTTTCGTTCCGCCGGGTCAGTGGTGATAAACGATTTCCGACACCGCTTGACCTGATCGTCTCGTATCTCGTCGTCTCGGTCTACTTTTATTGGCATCTCTATCGCGTCTCTCCCGACGTCGTGTACACCGTATACGCGCCTCTTCCATGGCCGGTGTTCACTCGACGACCCAGAGTCACGATATTCCACCACGTTGCCATCAAATCGTTCATGAAAACGCATCCGTTTCCACAGAACGTCCTCGGCGCTTCGGCACAGTGGCTTGGGGTCCTTCGGGAACGGCATAATCCCACAGTGTGTGTGAGTCAGAGCACCAAAGAGAGTCTCGTTTCTTATGGTCACGATCCGGAGACCGTGTACGAGGTGCGCAACGGCATCGATATCGACCAGTACCACGTCAGTTCTGACTCTCCCGAGCCTCGTATCCTGTTTATGGGTGGATTGGAAGAGTACAAGGGAGCCGACCGTCTCCCGGAGATCCACCAGAGCGTCGTCGAAGAGTGTGAGATGAACGTCTCTCTCGATATTGCTGGACGGGATGGCCCAGTACGCGAACAGGTCGTTGAGTACTGCTCACAGAACGATCATGCACAGTACCACGGGTACGTCTCACTGGAGACCAAGCTCGAACTCCTCGCTTCCGCGTGGGTGCTCGTTGCGCCAAGCCGAATCGAGGGATGGGGAATCGTCGTAATCGAGGCTAATGCGTGCGGGACACCTGCAGTGGGGTCTCGCGTCAAAGGTCTCAAAGATTCGATTCGTGACGGTGAAACCGGCCTCCTTACCGACGGAAGTGACCCCGACACCTTCGCAGCGGACATCTGTCGGATACTGACCGACGATTCACTTCGAAGAGAACTTGGCGAGAACGCGCGCGAGTGGGCAGAAGAACACTCGTGGGAGCGCTCAGCTGCTGAACTCGAAGCTGTCTTCTACGCCCATACGTGA